The Chrysoperla carnea chromosome X, inChrCarn1.1, whole genome shotgun sequence genome includes a region encoding these proteins:
- the LOC123302955 gene encoding fatty acyl-CoA reductase 1-like — protein MFDNNNFIVDDNIVKPTKKVFVDKVTLSQLSEDVPSISEFYADQNILVTGGTGFMGKVLIEKLLRSCPKIKGIYLLLRSKKNYTDEERLNKMFNIPLFNRLKEEYPESLSKVKVIKGDISKLEYGLSDSDLEFIIHEINIVFHVAASVRFDDSLKDAILINTRGTREMLKILKQMQNLKVFLYTSTTYCNIDKDVVAIEEKVYKETTDWKTMIKAAENMDEAVLNFLEQKILNKYPNTYTFTKNLAEKLLFESCDGIPTVIFRPTVVVGSDKEPMPGWVDNYNGPMGLITGVQTGVLHIILIDSNKKVNWVPVDIAIKGMITSAWYKALEQTDRNKCLVINSSTSDFIKFNNSVLCDLGVKILNKNPPNQLLWYPFCFQTTNKYLYWFYFVTLHLIPAIFLNVLLKISNQRLNLFKLYRRVFYSNMKLAPFALNEWTFKNDNFKSLHAILKPEDIDKFSVDYSGLTVSERFERKRDGTIRYLLKDKNFSKETFNKRMFNFKIKYYLHVAVIILLIIGSLFVLNRYVGKFMNKRYI, from the exons atgtttgataataataatttcattgttgACGATAATATCGTTAAGCCAACGAAGAAAGTGTTTGTGGATAAAGTAACTCTATCACAGTTATCAGAGGATGTACCATCAATTAGTGAATTTTATGCTGATCAAAACATTCTGGTTACGGGCGGTACTGGTTTTATGGGcaaagttttaattgaaaaattacttcGTTCATGTCCAAAAATTAAaggcatttatttattactgcGTTCGAAGAAAAATTATACGGATGAAGAAAGattgaataaaatgtttaatataccT TTATTTAACAGATTAAAAGAAGAATATCCGGAATCATTATCAAAAGTAAAAGTAATTAAAGGAGATATCAGCAAACTAGAATATGGTTTATCTGATTCTGATTTAGAATTTATAATTCATGAAATAAACATTGTATTCCATGTGGCAGCATCTGTTCGATTTGATGATTCTTTGAAGGatgctattttaattaatacacgAGGAACTagagaaatgttaaaaatacttaaacaaatgcaaaatttaaag GTTTTCCTGTATACGTCAACCACTTATTGTAATATCGATAAAGACGTGGTTGCAATCGAAGAAAAAGTTTATAAGGAGACAACGGATTGGAAAACTATGATTAAAGCAGCCGAAAATATGGATGAAGCGGTGCTCAATTTTCTTGAACAAAA aattttaaataagtatccGAACACGTATACTTTTACCAAAAATCTTGCTGAAAAACTTCTCTTTGAAAGTTGTGATGGCATACCAACAGTTATTTTTCGCCCTACAGTcg TGGTTGGTTCGGATAAGGAACCAATGCCTGGATGGGTTGATAACTACAATGGGCCAATGGGTCTAATTACAGGAGTTCAGACTGGCgtacttcatataattttaatagacaGTAATAAGAAGGTAAATTGGGTACCTGTTGACATAGCAATAAAAGGAATGATAACATCAGCATGGTATAAGGCATTAGAACAAACTGATCGCAATAAATG CTTAGTAATTAACTCATCAActagtgattttataaaattcaataatagcGTATTGTGTGATCTTGgtgtcaaaatattaaacaaaaatccaCCGAATCAACTATTATGGTATCCATTTTGTTTTCAAacgacaaataaatatttatattggttttattttgtaacactACACTTGATTcctgcaatatttttaaatgttttattgaaaataagtaatcagagattaaa tttatttaaattatatcgacgagtattttattcaaatatgaaGCTTGCACCGTTCGCATTAAATGAATGGAcattcaaaaatgataattttaaatctttacatGCAATATTGAAACCAGAGGATATTGATAAGTTCTCG GTAGATTACTCTGGATTAACAGTTTCTGAACGATTTGAAAGGAAAAGAGATGGCACAATACGGTATCTGTTAAAAGataagaacttttcaaaagaaacatttaataaacgaatgtttaattttaaaat AAAATACTATCTGCATGTTGCtgtaattattcttttaattattggTTCTCTTTTCGTCTTAAATCGTTATGttggaaaatttatgaataaacgtTATATTTAG
- the LOC123302417 gene encoding uncharacterized protein LOC123302417, translating to MAFKSVIVFLVASLNVFALAQPVTYLRDSGLQNSLVSPYYQSSLIGYPNFINSVNTVSSLGYPAVLSSPYVSPSYVSPGLISSYNPIGYSGYPSYSNQNLNQQISPVQVNF from the exons atggCATTCAAATCAGTCATTGTTTTCTTGGTAGCCAGCTTGAATGTTTTCGCTTTG gCTCAACCAGTAACTTACTTACGAGACAGCGGTTTACAAAATTCATTAGTTTCACCTTATTATCAG agTTCATTAATTGGATATCCAAATTTCATTAACAGCGTGAATACTGTAAGCAGCTTAGGATATCCTGCAGTTTTATCG tcacCATACGTTTCGCCATCATACGTATCACCAGGCCTCATCTCATCTTACAATCCCATTGGATATTCTGGGTATCCATCATATTCAAACCAAAACTTGAACCAACAAATTTCTCCAGTTCAAGTAAACTTCTAA